A DNA window from Rhodococcus sp. Z13 contains the following coding sequences:
- the nadC gene encoding carboxylating nicotinate-nucleotide diphosphorylase, with product MTTVLPTGLDLHEIRALVRQALDEDLRYGPDVTTEATVPADAVATASVVSRQPGTVAGLDVGLLVLDEVIGVDGYRVLDRVQDGHRVQPGDAVLTVEAPTRGLLTAERTMLNLLCHLSGIATATARWVDAVEGTDAKIRDSRKTLPGLRSLQKYAVRVGGGVNHRMGLGDEALIKDNHVAAAGSVVAALRAVRAHAPGIACEVEVDDLEQFDAVLAENVELIMLDNFPLWQTQIAVQRRNARAPQTRLESSGGLTLDVASDYARTGVDYLAVGALTHSVTVLDLGLDM from the coding sequence ATGACCACCGTGCTGCCCACCGGACTCGACCTCCACGAGATCCGCGCGCTGGTCCGGCAGGCGCTCGACGAGGACCTGCGGTACGGGCCGGACGTCACCACCGAGGCGACCGTACCCGCCGACGCGGTCGCGACGGCATCGGTGGTCTCGCGGCAGCCCGGCACCGTCGCGGGGCTCGACGTGGGGCTGCTCGTTCTCGACGAGGTCATCGGCGTCGACGGCTACCGGGTGCTCGACCGCGTCCAGGACGGGCACCGCGTGCAGCCGGGCGACGCGGTGCTCACCGTCGAGGCCCCCACCCGCGGTCTGCTCACCGCCGAGCGCACCATGCTCAACCTGCTGTGCCACCTGTCGGGCATCGCCACCGCCACGGCCCGCTGGGTCGACGCGGTGGAGGGCACCGACGCGAAGATCCGCGACAGCCGCAAGACCCTCCCGGGCCTGCGCAGCCTGCAGAAGTACGCGGTGCGCGTCGGCGGCGGCGTCAACCACCGCATGGGACTCGGTGACGAGGCCCTCATCAAGGACAACCACGTCGCCGCGGCGGGTTCGGTCGTGGCGGCACTGCGCGCCGTCCGCGCCCACGCCCCGGGCATCGCCTGCGAGGTGGAGGTCGACGACCTCGAACAGTTCGACGCGGTGCTCGCCGAGAACGTCGAGCTGATCATGCTCGACAACTTCCCGCTGTGGCAGACCCAGATCGCGGTGCAGCGCCGCAACGCCCGCGCCCCGCAGACCCGGCTCGAATCCTCCGGTGGCCTGACGCTGGACGTCGCCTCCGACTACGCCCGCACCGGCGTCGACTACCTCGCTGTCGGCGCGCTCACCCACTCGGTGACCGTCCTCGATCTCGGCCTCGACATGTAG